From the genome of Methanothrix soehngenii GP6:
CTAAGAAGAGTCACGCTGACTTCTTCGTCTTTCTCTCTGAAAGCAAAGATCCTAGTATCATAATCTATACTGGTTGGTTCAAAGTTCTTAACTGATGAATGATCCTTCATGGCAGTCTTACGGTTAGATGCAACGCGATTGATAGCCCTGATTGCCAGATTGGCAGAAAGACCAAACTTAGCTCGAACATCTTGGTATACAATGCCCTGAATACGGACCTTATTTCTGAGCTTAGCAGGCGTATTCTGGTTTATCCAATTGCAGGCATCCGCAAAGGCTTTCAGAGTATCCTCCATCTCTTCGGCCTGGGAGTCTGTTGGACTTAACTTGCATCGGACGGTTAACACCTGCTCAGTCATCAGCAGGCAGTATAGTCACTAGGTGATATAAAGGTTTTGGTGGGCTACTTACGGCTTTCCTCCCCGCCCTGAAGAGCGGGGCTTCCAGCCCGTGTTTATGTGAGGAGCGCAAACTGCCCTCCGCCGCTACGATTGGATTGCTGAAACGACAATCGGAGCCATCTGTTGCCATCTCTCTGGTGCAAATTGAAGAATACTACTATTTCTCCTGCTGAAAAATCTGTTTCATCCTTTTTGACCCCAAACCCTTTGACCTGAAGATGCGTCTGATCCTTTTCTTTTGATAAGACAATATCTTGTCGTGCAGTGGATGATCCGGCCCCACCCTGAGAAGTGTTAAAGATACGACAAAGTTTTCGGGTTGATCCAGGAAGCAGGCTATGCCTCCTTCCTCTCCTGACTCGACTACATTAAGGATCTTCAATTCCTTTTCCGGTGTGACATCATATCCATTTGCAATCAAGGTTTTGCTCAAATCGCGGCTGGCATGAGCGGTGATGGGCAGATTGGCCTTCATCTCGTCTATTAGCAGCATATTCCTCATCTCTTTCCGTATCCCATTATTCGAAGAGATGCTTTTCATCGAACAGGGTGCAGAATACATCCTTCTCGCTGATGCATCGATTGGGGCATACCTCGCAGATGCTGAGCATATGATCCCATGCATATGAGATTGCATCAGTCATTTTATTAACCATGTCATCGCCGATATCAGGGAAGAACGATTCTACGGGCTCGTATGAGATGCACACTTTTTCAATTTCGCCGGACAATTGCCTGAGAACTTCATCCTTCATTGCTTTTGTATAGTAAATGCAAAACTCCGCAAGGACCTCATCACTGATCTTTTTCCTTCTCAGCCTGTAGGCAAGTTCATCTTTCATGCTATCATAAATCGACAAAGCTAATTCATAGCAAAACCAGTTCAGCTTAATCTTATCGTCCTGGCTGGAATAAAAAGAGGTTGGGCTGATCATATCCAAGCTGTTCTTTTCATTCTTTACCTTTCGTCTCTTCCTCACTCCTCTCATGCTCTTATCTCCCCTTGATGTGCCTGATCTCCACTGCCACTCCTCTCCTTGATCGGACCATCTCCCGGCCTGATCTCCTCATTTGTCTTGCCGTTCCAAACCAGCTCCACCTCGCGCTTATCCTCAAAGAGCAGAAAGCGGTACTTGTCTGGCAGGGGCTTATCGGCTTCTATGTAGCGGATTATCTCCTGCTGTTCTCTTTCGGTCAGGCGTGGCATGAGCATCTCCCTTACGTATATCTCGACAAAAATGTCGATTGCTTGGATGGTTTGCAGATTTCCTGTGACAGTCATAACGAAAAAGGTTTTGGTGTCTCAGAAGAAAACGCATATAGGCGAAATTATTAAGAATAGCAGAGAAGATAGTGATTCAATGGCAGCACGAGGCAGAATCAAGACTAAAAGAGAGGAATCCACCAGCGACCAGGGCTTAGACGCTCTGGAAGAGTGTGATGAATCGACCGCAGAGGAAATTCATGCACTCATCGAACTGGAAAAGGATGATTTTATCAGCCTTGAAGAATATGCGAAGAGACGCGGCCTGCGGTGCGCCAGGCCAGATAGCAATGCACCAGGGGGAAATAAGCATAAATTAGATGTATAAAAACAACTACAGATATGCAGAAGTCTCGGGTAGTTCGGATGGATTCCATTGGGCCTATTGAGAAGTGTAAGCGGCAAGGAAGCGATTAAGGCTTTCATCAAAGCAGGCGGAATAGTCCGCCGCGGAAAAGGTGATCATGTCAACATTAAAATGCCAAATGGATAGCTCATAACTATCCCAGTCTCAGGGAGTCTTAAGATTGGCCTGCTAAAGTCGGCAATTAGAAAGGCCGGCCTGGATGATGAAGAATTCATGATACTCTTGAAGGAGTGATTAATTATGGAATATACTATTTTGATCCATCAGGCGGAAGAGGGTGGCTTCTGGTCTGAAGTTCCCGCTCTTCCTGGATGCTACTCTCAAGGAGAAACAATAGATCAAACCCTGCAAAATACCAAGGAAGCCATCGAATCCCACCTGATAGCCCTGAAGGAAGATCTAGTGGCGGCCCCAATCGAGGAGAGTCTATTCATAGGAAAGGTTAGAGTGGAAGTCCCCGGCCTGTGATATTGCCTGATATCAGCAAATGAATCCAGTTCATTATATTGCCTAAAGGATTCATTTCTTGAGGGTCCTGCAGGCCCGATTCGCTGGGCACCTGAAAGGAAAACCATGAAAACCAGAGCGCGAGAGGCCCGTAAACCCGTTTGCGCTGGAGGCGCCTCTACCTCTCCTTTATGTGCCTGATCTCCACCGCCACTCCTCTCCTTGATGCCACCATCTCCCAGCCGGACATCTTCGCCCGGCCAATACCAAAGGCCTGCTCGCCCTCGACGATCACCTCATCACCCGGCCGGATCTCTTCGTCTGCATCCACCACGCCCGGTGCGAGCAGCGAGCCTCGGGGCAGAAAGTCGCCTATCCTGACCGTATAGCGGCCCAGGGGTTCCAGGCGCTTTGCCCCCGCCATCGACAACGCCATGTTGCCGTTTATTGTCCAGGTGGCCAGCGGCCTCTTGTTCTCATCCTGAATTTCTCTGCCCCTGACTACGATCTTTCCCGCCAGCAGAGCATCGCCCGCACCCTGGCCGAAATAAAAGTCGGCATGGGCCCGGTAACGCAATAGCCGCAGATCTGGCAGGCGTGCTGCGTTACGGCATGCTTCTTTTATCGCTTCACCGAGGCGTGCCAGGGCTGGACCATTGGTTCCTCCGCCGGTATAGACGGCATCAATGCCGGATTCTCGCACCAGCTCCTCCAGCTCTCCATCCAGGTGGGCCACTATTCTGACATACCGGTTCTTTTTCAGGTAAGCTTTCAGGCACCCGGCCAGCCACGCTCTCTCCTCTCGATCCCAGCGGCCGGTGACGGGGACATCGTAGCTGGCAGCAGGATAAGCCTCCTCTAATTCCCGTGGCACGAGCGCCAGGGGCGAGGTCAGTATCAGCTCATGCAGATAGCGCCTGGCGGAGCCAATGGCCTCGGCGAAGAGGCGGTGTGATCGGGAGGTGGAGTAGGGCTTGCGAGCGGAGCAGGGCAGGAGCAGCAGCACATCGCTTTGCGGAGCCTGATATCTCTCTAAAACCCTTTCTGCAAATCGAGTGACCTCCACCCTCTGCAATGACTCGGCGCAGTTGGCATAAAAAGCGCTGCGGCGGCTGACGGGCGTCCTCCTCTCCAGATACCGGTGCTCCGCGTCCAGCAGGCGCAGGGCAGCGGTCTGGTCGGGCGTCACCCTCATCTGCCGCTCCACGTACTCCCTGATTGTTTGGGTGCGGACAGCTTCTCTGACCGCCAGCAGCTCCTCATCGAGCTTCTGGAGGTTATGGGCAACGAGGAGATCCGTCTCCTGTCTGGTCTCCTTCTCCCGCATCTTCTGGCAGTGAGGACAGAGGCAGAAAAGCTCATCCCTCTCGGCCAGCTCTTTGGCGCTCCAGACTCCGTCCCGGGTATGGTAACGGCCCAGGAGGCCATCTGCTATCATCCTGGTGCCATCAATGAGATCTATTCCCAAATAGACCAGAAGGGCCAGATTGGCGGGCGTGGCAAGAGCAGGTGCATAAAGAGCGCTATCTGGAGCAGTCTTATCCCTAACCCCGATGATCGCCTTCACCAGGTCTCTGGGATTCTTGAGGCTTCCGGCATTGCCCATCAGATAAACATCGGCCCCCTCCGGCGTCTTCTCTCTGAAGGGGTGGACGAGCAATCCTTTGGGGCCGTCCAAATCCATTGCGGGCAGCTCCAGGGCCGGCTCGGAGTGCAATGCTGAAGGGACGTAAGGCAAGATGGCCAGCTTCTTTTGACCCTTCAGCCCCTCCTGAATGGCTATGGCCTCATCCAGGGAATTATAGCTATAGATGCTTCCTGCGGATAGGTAGTCGTCTGGAGTGATAACGCCGGGAGTGCTGATCTGCCTGTTCAGGAGGAGCTTTCCCATCCGAGCAGGGCCGTCGCGGCGGAGGATCTCGAAGTATTTTGTCATGGCATATGCACCTTGGGCAATTGCTCTAATCTTTCTTCAAGGTTGATCTTCAGCCGGAAGGTGAACCGGGCATCTGGATTGGCCTCGATCAGCCTTCTTGTGATCCTTACCGCTCGATCTATCGCCGCATCGTCAGCCTCCGCCGGGACTTCGGCGTTGAATGGATAGGTCTCCGAGAGTTGCGTCGGATAGGGTCCGAATGGTGGCTTGAAATTCAGGACGTTATCATAACCGCTCGGGTTCGCGTTTGGATCATCGGTGATCAGAACCTCGCCTTTCAGGCTGATCCGCTCGATCCTCCGGCCATGGCGGATGACCTCAGGCCGGCTTGCAGATTCTGGGCTCAGATAAAAAAATGTGGACTTGCTGGCTGAGTCCAGGCCCTCCAGCCAATCTCCATATGAGGCCAACCGTTTCAGGCCGTCGAGCATGCGGGGATGAGACCGGCAGCGCGTCTCCAGAAGGTCCCATAGCGAGCCATCGCGAATGCTCTGCCGGACGAGCTTGATCTCCTGCAGGGAGACGTAAAGGTTGTGGCGGGCCAGCTCCCTCGATCTTTGGGGGCTATCCATCAGCTCCTGCTGAGTATATTTCAGGCAGACTGGGCAGGAGCAGGGAAGATGCTTCATCTCCTCCAGCTTCCGAGTTCCCTGGACGGTCAGATAGCGGCCCTCCCGGGCGTAGAGGGCATAAGCAGCGGAGTCGAAGAGGTCGCAGCCCATAGCAGCGGCCAGGGCAAAGATCATGGGGTGTCCAGCTCCGAAGAGATGGACTGGCACCCCCGAGCCCAAACCCTTCTTGGCAGAGACAACCACATCTACCAGATCCCTGAAACGGTAGGCCTCCATCAGAGGCACCACTCCTCCTATGGGATAAAGATCAAATCCGAGCTCTCGGGCGAATCTCCCCGCCCTTTCCCGGAGGTCGGGATAGGTAGATCCCTGAACCGGTCCGGCCAATAGGGCATCTCTCTTCAGGCCGGCTGCCTCCCGCAGTCGTTCCTCTGTGATATTCAACTCCGACTCCGCCCTCTCCCTGGAGACATCAGGTGGGGTGGGTATATCCAGGGGCACGGATATGTCTGATTTTATGGCAAACTGAAAATCAAGGATCTCCAGAGGCAGAACATCGATATCGCCATAGACGGAGAGCTGAAAGGCTCCTGAGTCGGTCATTATGGGCCCGGGAAAGCCCAGGAGATGGTGCAAGCCCTGCTCTATTGCTCCTTCCCTCAAGTCAGGATCCTGATTTATTATGTAGCTGTTGGTGATAACCATCTCCGCACCCATCGAGGCCAGCTCATCTGGAGGGATGAGGGGAAGGTGGGGATTTATCACAGGCATGAGCAGTGGTGTCTCGACGGTGCCATGAAGAGTAGAAAGCCGGCCGATCCTTCCGGCCAGATCTTTATGCAGTATCTCGAAGCGGTCCGGCATATGCAAATCCTTCACCAATAAGGAATAAATAGGTTGGGTCTGATCATCAGGGGATAAGGAAAACTGAATATAAGAGGATTGATTAATATGAAAAATATAACCGCATTGGTTACACTATTCTGCCTGATGGGCCTAGCAGGTGCCCAGGGTAGCGGCCTGGGAGATGGTTATAGCTCCACTCAAAGGGCATTCTTCAATGAACCAATCACCTCAACCTTTGAACCTTATGTGAATAACTACTGGAGCAATTATGTTGTCGGCAACAAGAACCAGAGCAGCCACGTCATGACCTCTGAAATGGATATGTGGGTAAACAACTTCCCCCTGATGTTCAGCACCCCTATGCAGCTTGATTCCACGAGCTTCAAGAGCAATGTCTCAACCATGGGCCTCAGCGAGAAAGAGAAGAACAGCCAGGCCCTGAAGACCGCGGTATACCGTGAACTGGGCCTGAACGATCTTGGCAAATTCGCTGCTGTAGCAGGCCTGAATGCCACCAGTGCCACTCCTGCAGTTGATGCTACAGGGAATCTGCTCTCTCAGAGTGTCATGTCGTTCTTCAACGTCTGAGCGGCTAATTTCATTTATTTTCTTGACATGACTGTAAAGGGCAAGAGTCCGCCGGCCAGGAGAATCATCCTCTGGCGACGAGAGAGGTTCATCTTCAGAACTAGCTCTTCTTCCTTTTTATTTTCTCCTTTCCTTCCCACTCCTTCTTCTCCTTTTCTGCTGCTTTCTGCATGGGCGAGCACACTATCTAGGCCCTTCTCTAAAGATTTGCGAATGCCAGGGATTCTTATATTCGTTTTTTCCGGCAGCAGATCCCAGTCAGACTCTTTTTCAAAGGTAAACGGCACTATGCCGAAGTTCACCAGGTTAGCGGCATGTATCCTTTCTATGGATTTTGCGATCACCCCTTTCACTCCCAGGTACATGGGACACATGGCCGCATGCTCGCGGGATGAGCCCTGGCCATAGCTCAGGCCGGCCACGATCAGATTATGGAAGCCTTGATCGCGGAGGGAGGATGCCCGGGAGAAGAAGTCCTTATCCAGTGGTTCAAAGACGAACTCTGCATACTTGGGAACGTTTGAGCGGTATTTGAGCCGGGACCCAGCAGGCATGATGTGATCAGTTGTTATCAGATCTCCCACCCTTATGGTCACGGATCCTGCTATATCCTCTTGAAGGGGTTGGTTGACGGGAGGTTGGCCGATGTTCGGTCCG
Proteins encoded in this window:
- the tgtA gene encoding tRNA guanosine(15) transglycosylase TgtA — encoded protein: MPDRFEILHKDLAGRIGRLSTLHGTVETPLLMPVINPHLPLIPPDELASMGAEMVITNSYIINQDPDLREGAIEQGLHHLLGFPGPIMTDSGAFQLSVYGDIDVLPLEILDFQFAIKSDISVPLDIPTPPDVSRERAESELNITEERLREAAGLKRDALLAGPVQGSTYPDLRERAGRFARELGFDLYPIGGVVPLMEAYRFRDLVDVVVSAKKGLGSGVPVHLFGAGHPMIFALAAAMGCDLFDSAAYALYAREGRYLTVQGTRKLEEMKHLPCSCPVCLKYTQQELMDSPQRSRELARHNLYVSLQEIKLVRQSIRDGSLWDLLETRCRSHPRMLDGLKRLASYGDWLEGLDSASKSTFFYLSPESASRPEVIRHGRRIERISLKGEVLITDDPNANPSGYDNVLNFKPPFGPYPTQLSETYPFNAEVPAEADDAAIDRAVRITRRLIEANPDARFTFRLKINLEERLEQLPKVHMP
- the arcS gene encoding archaeosine synthase subunit alpha, with protein sequence MTKYFEILRRDGPARMGKLLLNRQISTPGVITPDDYLSAGSIYSYNSLDEAIAIQEGLKGQKKLAILPYVPSALHSEPALELPAMDLDGPKGLLVHPFREKTPEGADVYLMGNAGSLKNPRDLVKAIIGVRDKTAPDSALYAPALATPANLALLVYLGIDLIDGTRMIADGLLGRYHTRDGVWSAKELAERDELFCLCPHCQKMREKETRQETDLLVAHNLQKLDEELLAVREAVRTQTIREYVERQMRVTPDQTAALRLLDAEHRYLERRTPVSRRSAFYANCAESLQRVEVTRFAERVLERYQAPQSDVLLLLPCSARKPYSTSRSHRLFAEAIGSARRYLHELILTSPLALVPRELEEAYPAASYDVPVTGRWDREERAWLAGCLKAYLKKNRYVRIVAHLDGELEELVRESGIDAVYTGGGTNGPALARLGEAIKEACRNAARLPDLRLLRYRAHADFYFGQGAGDALLAGKIVVRGREIQDENKRPLATWTINGNMALSMAGAKRLEPLGRYTVRIGDFLPRGSLLAPGVVDADEEIRPGDEVIVEGEQAFGIGRAKMSGWEMVASRRGVAVEIRHIKER
- a CDS encoding type II toxin-antitoxin system HicB family antitoxin encodes the protein MEYTILIHQAEEGGFWSEVPALPGCYSQGETIDQTLQNTKEAIESHLIALKEDLVAAPIEESLFIGKVRVEVPGL